The following are encoded in a window of Flavobacterium cupriresistens genomic DNA:
- a CDS encoding YeiH family protein: MSIKTKQFTIHEDWTVVILGFLIIGISLFIFLPSVPVFKWSNLTDLQNDVFDSGNLQILLLQFLYFISIGTIGVFLVGKSVKNFLIVFPLVYLLTVIALIIAGNSVLKGFNLEAVIFSLILGLSIGNFFKLPDWFRAALSTEVFVKIGLVLLGTSVIFSDILKAGSLGLFQALLVVLSVWYFAFWLCKKLKIDDELALMISSAVSICGVSAAIATSGAIKGDAKKLSYVISIVLVTAVPMMIFMPIIAKYFDFPEEVTGAWLGGSIDTSGAVAASGTLVGETALKISTIVKFSQNVLLGLAAFAISVYWTYNDNTQSATEVSKPTLGVIWQRFPKFVIGFIAASLLFSFLIAPEIRNEVKDSLKNLQGIWFALAFTSIGLETNFKDLLSNTSKKPLYAFLIAQLFNIIITLLIAFLLFNK; encoded by the coding sequence ATGTCAATTAAAACAAAACAATTTACAATTCACGAAGACTGGACCGTCGTCATTTTAGGATTTTTAATAATTGGGATCTCCCTATTTATTTTTCTTCCTTCAGTGCCCGTTTTCAAATGGTCAAATCTAACCGATTTACAAAACGATGTTTTTGATTCCGGCAATCTTCAAATTCTTCTATTACAGTTTTTATATTTCATTTCTATAGGAACCATAGGTGTTTTTCTCGTTGGGAAATCGGTCAAAAACTTCTTAATTGTTTTTCCTTTAGTCTATTTACTGACCGTCATTGCTTTAATTATTGCCGGAAATTCTGTTTTGAAAGGATTCAATTTAGAAGCCGTTATTTTTAGTCTGATTCTCGGTTTGTCCATTGGTAATTTCTTCAAACTTCCTGACTGGTTTCGTGCCGCACTTTCGACAGAAGTCTTTGTGAAAATAGGTTTGGTTTTATTGGGTACCAGTGTTATTTTTTCCGATATTCTTAAAGCGGGATCATTAGGATTATTTCAGGCATTACTGGTGGTATTGTCGGTTTGGTACTTTGCTTTTTGGCTTTGCAAAAAACTAAAAATAGATGACGAACTTGCCCTGATGATTTCGAGCGCAGTTTCTATTTGTGGCGTTTCTGCTGCCATTGCGACTTCGGGGGCTATAAAAGGAGATGCCAAAAAACTGTCCTATGTCATCTCGATTGTACTGGTAACGGCCGTACCAATGATGATTTTTATGCCGATTATTGCCAAATATTTCGACTTTCCGGAAGAAGTAACCGGAGCTTGGTTAGGCGGAAGCATTGATACTTCGGGAGCTGTTGCCGCTTCCGGTACATTGGTTGGCGAAACCGCTTTAAAAATCAGTACTATTGTAAAGTTTTCGCAAAATGTATTGTTAGGATTAGCCGCTTTTGCCATTTCAGTTTATTGGACGTATAACGACAATACACAATCTGCAACCGAAGTTTCTAAACCAACTTTAGGCGTAATTTGGCAACGTTTCCCAAAATTCGTAATTGGTTTTATTGCTGCCTCCCTCCTTTTTTCCTTCCTGATTGCTCCGGAAATTCGAAACGAGGTAAAAGACAGTTTAAAAAATCTACAAGGGATTTGGTTTGCTTTGGCTTTTACCAGTATTGGTCTGGAAACCAATTTCAAAGATTTACTAAGCAATACCAGTAAAAAACCATTATATGCCTTTCTGATTGCACAATTATTCAATATTATCATTACACTCCTAATTGCATTTTTGCTTTTCAATAAGTAA
- a CDS encoding thioredoxin domain-containing protein: MKNKTIKRRITAIVFLITIACFSQNRSQTIVPLGFFYSKIKSQKNPQLIDARGPEEFALNHIEGAVNLNLQSENYAKYVAHLDPSKPVFIYSIGAGRSVALADELLKNGFKEAYSLEGGIASWIGAGKPFYSNSKSKLSLAEYKKLITENNFVLVDIGSKYCGACKKVKPVLETLKAQYGENLKIVEIELEDSPQVIADLKTIQVFPTLILYKNGKITFKKEGSADLKNEVDLALANNLN, from the coding sequence ATGAAAAATAAAACAATAAAACGCCGTATAACAGCAATTGTATTTCTAATTACAATTGCTTGTTTTTCTCAGAATCGGAGTCAGACAATCGTTCCGTTAGGATTTTTTTATTCTAAAATTAAAAGTCAAAAGAACCCACAGCTAATTGATGCGAGAGGTCCGGAAGAATTTGCTTTAAATCATATCGAAGGTGCCGTCAACTTGAACCTTCAATCCGAAAATTACGCCAAATATGTGGCCCATTTAGATCCATCAAAACCGGTATTCATTTATTCCATCGGAGCCGGAAGAAGTGTGGCTCTTGCAGACGAATTACTAAAAAATGGCTTTAAGGAAGCCTATAGTTTAGAAGGTGGAATTGCAAGTTGGATTGGTGCCGGAAAACCTTTTTACAGCAATTCGAAAAGCAAATTATCTCTAGCCGAATATAAAAAACTCATTACAGAGAATAATTTCGTTTTAGTTGATATCGGATCCAAATATTGCGGTGCCTGCAAAAAAGTCAAACCGGTTCTGGAAACTCTGAAAGCCCAATATGGCGAAAATTTAAAAATTGTAGAAATTGAACTCGAAGACAGCCCACAGGTAATTGCTGATTTAAAAACAATACAAGTTTTCCCTACTCTGATCTTATACAAAAACGGGAAAATAACCTTTAAAAAAGAAGGCTCTGCTGATTTGAAAAACGAAGTTGATTTGGCTTTGGCAAACAATTTAAACTAA